The Echinicola jeungdonensis genome segment TATATCACAAACATGGAAAAGCTATTTTCCATAAATCCTTTTGGCACGAGGTAAGGGGACTTTGGGGAATATTGGATGAAAAATTCCCCAACAAGGCATTAAGGAAAGCCCTTCAAAAACAATTTGGAGAAATTAAGTTAAGCCAATTGATAAAACCCTGTTTGATCACTTCTTATGAAATCAACAACAGGAAAGCCAAATTTTTCACCCAACACAATGCCAACCTCTCTCCTTCCGAGGACTTTTTGGTTAAAGAGGTGGCCCAGGCTACTTCGGCAGCCCCCACTTATTTTCAGGTGGCGATGATCAAGTCAGCCATTGGGGTCAACTACCCTTTAATAGACGGAGGGGTATTTGCCAATAATCCGGCTATGTGTGCCTATGCAGAAACTCGAAAATTGGATTTTAAAAATGTAAAAAAGCCCACTTCTAAGGACATGTACCTTTTATCTCTAGGAACTGGTTCTGAAAATGAAACCTATAGTTATTCCCAAGCCAAAAATTTTGGTTTGGCCCAATGGATCAAACCCCTAATCAGTATAATGATGTCCGGAAATTCAGAAACAGTTTCCCACCAGTTAAAATGGCTTTTTGATGCTGGAAATAATAAAGAAGGATATGTTCGCCTGGAGCCCAACTATTACATGCATCCCCAAAAATGGATGAGGCTACTAGGAAAAATATGAATGCTTTAAAAGAAGCTGGATTGAATTATGTATCGGAAAATGAAAAACAAATCGATGATATTGTAACCAATTTGCTAATGAATAAAGGGGAATTATAAATCGGGTAACCAAAGGTCTCGCTTAGATAAAGCAATCAATCCTATGCTTTTTTTCGTTTAATAATATTATGGTAGCGATAATTTTAGCGAGGTTGTCGGTCCTGTAAATACTACCCGGAACCATTGGTTTTCCTTTCTCAAGGAACAGCTGGGGGTAATTATTACCCCGCCCGATCAGTGGAAAATCAGTAAGGAAGTTGGTTTTCGATTGGAAATTCAAAATCCCGAAGAAGCTTTCTTGAGGGTAATTCAGATCAAATCTTCCATAAAAAAGAAAAAAAATATGGATGTAAGATTGGCCATTGGAATTGGTGAGAAAAATCTGAAATTATAGATATTACCCCGGCCAACTTACCGCTGAAGATTATGCTGAATCTATAAGAATAGCTTTAAAAAAGCATAAAATAAAC includes the following:
- a CDS encoding patatin-like phospholipase family protein — its product is MDYLDFVAGTSTGGILSCGLLTPSDEDPQKPKFKVQEVVNLYHKHGKAIFHKSFWHEVRGLWGILDEKFPNKALRKALQKQFGEIKLSQLIKPCLITSYEINNRKAKFFTQHNANLSPSEDFLVKEVAQATSAAPTYFQVAMIKSAIGVNYPLIDGGVFANNPAMCAYAETRKLDFKNVKKPTSKDMYLLSLGTGSENETYSYSQAKNFGLAQWIKPLISIMMSGNSETVSHQLKWLFDAGNNKEGYVRLEPNYYMHPQKWMRLLGKI